TTCTTTTTACCTTCAAGCTCTAAGTTGACAAGTTTTCCTTGTTTGGCTTCTTTCAACACGATCTCTTGAGCTTTATCAAAATCGAGTTTAGCATTTAAATTTTTAGGTGTATCTGCTAAAGCTGTCCCAGCTGGGATCAAGCTAGCTGTGAGTAAAGCTAAACCGCCTAAAGCTGCGATAAGTGGACGTTTTTTTGTTTGAATTTTCATGTTTTTTCCTTCTTTCCTGATTTCTTGTCTTTAGTATAAAAAGGAAAAATGAATGCTAGATGAATAGAGCTTTTATTTTACAAAAAAATTTTTGTAGTTTAGGCTAAAATTGAAGAAAGTGGGGTGAAAGTGATGAAGATCTTACTAGTTGAAGACGACAAAGATTTGAATCGTAGCTTACAAAAACTTTTAAAGACGCAAAATTACAGCGTTGATCCAGCTTTTGATGGAAAAGAAGCTTTAGCATATAGTACTAATTTTGACTATGATGTGATCATCTTAGACGTGATGATGCCAAAGATGGATGGTTTTGAATTCATCACACGCTTGCGCGCAACGGGAAATGAAGTTGCCGTTTTGATGTTAACGGCTAAAGATGCACTAGAAGATCGGATCAAAGGTCTTGATCTAGGGGCTGATGATTATTTAGTCAAACCGTTTGAATTTGGCGAGTTACTTGCCCGCTTACGTGCCTTACTCCGCCGTAAAGAACGCAAAGTTTTGAATGACACGCTCAAACTAGGCGACATCACGTTGAGTATCGCACAAAAACAAGTAACAAAAGGTAAAGAAGTGATCCCTTTGACGGCCCGTGAATATGAGGTTTTAGAATATTTAGCGCGCCATCGCGGGCAAGTTTTGACGCGTGAGCAGATCCGCGAGCACGTCTGGGACTTTGCCTATGAAGGAGAATCCAATATCATCGATGTGCTCATCAAAAATATTCGAAAGAAGACAGGTGAGGCGACATTGATCAAAACTAAAAGAGGTCTAGGTTATGTCATTCCGGAAGAAAAATAGTATCGTGTTCAAGGTAACGCTATGGTACAGCGCGTTTATCCTTATTTTATTGAGTTTGTTAGTCGGCGGTGCGTATCTAGTTGCCACGAATCTCGCTGATGCGAAAGGCCAAGCTAAACTCCAAGAAGATACGCTTGAATTAGCGCAAGATATCAAAGAATACGAAAGTTTTGATGATGGGATCTATTATGCGCTCTATGCAAAAGATGGCACGGTCCTGCGCAGTAGTTTTCCAAGAAATTTCAAGCAAAACTTACCTTTTAGTCAAGAGAACGTCAAACAAGTAACAGTCAAAGGCGTCACTTACCAATACTTTGATGTCTGCGTCAAAGATTCTTCTGACTGGCTTCGCGCGATCCGTTTACGCCCTAAACTCGATCATGAGATGCTCTTTTTTTTAGGGAGTTTAGCTTTAGCAGCGCCCCTTTTAGTAGTTGCGGTCGTGTTTGGAGGTTATCGGATCTTAAAACGGGCTTTTATTCCAGTCGAGCAGATGTCGCAAACAGCTTTAGCGATCACTAAGAGCCATGACTATACGAAACGGATCCCAGTAACTCAAAAAGAAAATGAACTTAGCCGTTTAGCCCAAACGTTCAACAAGATGTTAGCTTCGATCGAGCGTTCTTTTGAAAGAGAAAAGCAGTTCAACCATGACGTTTCCCATGAATTACGGACGCCGATCGCCGTGATCTTAGCCGAAAGTGAATATGCCAAAGATTATGCAACTCAGTTAGACGAAGCCAAGGATTCAGCGCAAACGATCAACCGGCAAGCTAAAAACATGAAAGAGTTGTTAGAACAATTACTTGAATTGACACGCTTAGAAGCTGGGCAGCCGATCCCGTGTGCGACATTTGATCTTAGTGAGATGCTTGCACAACAACTAGCAGATCAGCAAAAGATCTTAATGAAAAAAGGCCTTATCCTTAAACAAGAGCTAGAGCCAGAAGTGTTGTATTACGGCAATGAATTACTTTGTCAGCGCTTAGTGGCAAATCTTTTGAGCAATGCCTGCAAATTTGCACAAAAAGAGATCTCAGTCACTTTGAAAAAGCAGGCACAAAATGTTATTTTGACAGTCACAGATGATGGGCGTGGGATCAAGGAAACTGAGCTCGATAAGATCTGGGATAAATTTTATCAAAGTGATCAAGCCCGTAGCAAAGCGCAAAATAATGGTGTGGGACTTGGTTTGGCGTTAGTCAAAGATATTGTTCTTAAACACCAGGGACAAGTGAAAGTTACTTCAACCTTAGGTAAGAAGACGACCTTTACCATTACGTTACCGCTGAGACACTAAAAAAGGGATGTCAAACCATCCCTTTTTTAGTGTTCTTTTTTATTTTCACGTCGTGGACGCCGTCTTTTTTGTTCGGGAACGAGTAATGAGACTAGCGGTAAGATCAAATAAAGTACTAACGTTAATTTAGGTAAAAACATAATGATCAAAGTCAGTGG
This window of the Ligilactobacillus faecis genome carries:
- a CDS encoding response regulator transcription factor, which gives rise to MKILLVEDDKDLNRSLQKLLKTQNYSVDPAFDGKEALAYSTNFDYDVIILDVMMPKMDGFEFITRLRATGNEVAVLMLTAKDALEDRIKGLDLGADDYLVKPFEFGELLARLRALLRRKERKVLNDTLKLGDITLSIAQKQVTKGKEVIPLTAREYEVLEYLARHRGQVLTREQIREHVWDFAYEGESNIIDVLIKNIRKKTGEATLIKTKRGLGYVIPEEK
- a CDS encoding sensor histidine kinase; its protein translation is MSFRKKNSIVFKVTLWYSAFILILLSLLVGGAYLVATNLADAKGQAKLQEDTLELAQDIKEYESFDDGIYYALYAKDGTVLRSSFPRNFKQNLPFSQENVKQVTVKGVTYQYFDVCVKDSSDWLRAIRLRPKLDHEMLFFLGSLALAAPLLVVAVVFGGYRILKRAFIPVEQMSQTALAITKSHDYTKRIPVTQKENELSRLAQTFNKMLASIERSFEREKQFNHDVSHELRTPIAVILAESEYAKDYATQLDEAKDSAQTINRQAKNMKELLEQLLELTRLEAGQPIPCATFDLSEMLAQQLADQQKILMKKGLILKQELEPEVLYYGNELLCQRLVANLLSNACKFAQKEISVTLKKQAQNVILTVTDDGRGIKETELDKIWDKFYQSDQARSKAQNNGVGLGLALVKDIVLKHQGQVKVTSTLGKKTTFTITLPLRH